A single Osmerus mordax isolate fOsmMor3 chromosome 9, fOsmMor3.pri, whole genome shotgun sequence DNA region contains:
- the LOC136949534 gene encoding thrombospondin-1-like isoform X1, producing the protein MKLTGIFLLLMLWNCEGSRVAESGDDNSVYDLFELARVHKRHNGVSLVKGADPYSPAYKILNADLIPHVPDASFRDLIDSIQAERGFILLVNFKQSKKTRGSLLTIEKNDGTGPIFEIISNGKANTLDVVYSTMNQQQVVSIEDADLATGQWKNITLFIQDDRAQLFVGCEDINISEMDVPIYKVLSPEVADVARLRIGKGAVRDRFMGVLQNVRFVFGTNLETVLRNKGCQSGAVLTDVMTLDNPVNGSSPAIRTEYTGHKTKDLQSVCGFSCDDLAGMFKELKGLGVVVKQLSNELHRVSEDSTLLMNQMKIHSGVCLHNGIVHKDQEEWTVDGCTECTCQNSATICRKISCPLIPCTNATVPDGECCPRCGTPSDFAEDGWSPWSQWTHCSVSCGRGIQQRGRSCDRINSNCEGTSVQTRDCYPQECDKRFKQDGGWSHWSPWSSCSVTCGEGVVTRIRLCNSPTPQMGGIDCQGEGRQTEPCQKSPCPVNGGWGPWSLWDTCSITCGGGVQNRKRLCTDPAPKFGGKDCVGDGKMSQVCNKEDCPVDGCLSNPCFAGSKCTSFPDGTWRCGRCPVGYTGDGITCKDINECQEVPDACYVQNGVHRCENTEPGYHCLPCPARYSGPQPYGRGVEQATAEKQVCIPRNPCKDGSHDCNKNANCIYLGIFSETMFRCECRPGYAGNGYICGEDSDLDGWPNTNLLCVENATYHCKKDNCPNLPNSGQEDHDKDGLGDACDHDDDNDGIPDDRDNCPMVYNPAQYDADRDDVGDRCDNCVFESNPDQIDTDSNGEGDACAVDIDGDGILNEKDNCPYVYNVDQRDSDFDGVGDHCDNCPLEHNPDQIDSDSDLVGDKCDSNQDIDEDGHQNNLDNCPYIPNANQADHDKDGKGDACDHDDDNDGIPDDKDNCRLAFNPDQLDSDGDGRGDICKDDFDQDNVLDIYDVCPENFAISETDFRRFQMVPLDPKGTSQIDPNWVVRHQGKELVQTVNCDPGIAVGYDEFNAVDFSGTFFINTDRDDDYAGFVFGYQSSSRFYTATWKQITQTYWSHTPTRAQGYSGLSIKVVNSTTGPGEHLRNALWHTGDTAGQVRTLWHDPKNIGWKDYTAYRWHLIHRPKTGLIRVVMYEGKRIMADSGNLYDKTYAGGRLGLYVFSQEMVYFSDLKYQCRDT; encoded by the exons ATGAAACTGACAGGGATTTTTCTGCTGTTGATGCTCTGGAATTGTGAAGGAAGCAGAGTGGCAG AAAGCGGAGATGATAACAGCGTATACGACCTATTCGAACTTGCGCGAGTCCACAAGAGGCACAATGGAGTGAGCTTGGTGAAAGGCGCAGATCCGTACAGCCCCGCGTACAAGATCCTCAACGCAGACCTGATCCCCCACGTGCCAGACGCCTCCTTCAGGGACCTCATAGATTCCATTCAAGCCGAGAGGGGATTTATTTTACTCGTCAACTTCAAGCAGTCAAAGAAAACCAGAGGCAGTCTTCTGACAATTGAGAAGAATGACGGCACTGGACCAATTTTCGAAATCATTTCCAACGGCAAAGCGAACACTTTGGACGTGGTTTATTCCACCATGAATCAGCAACAGGTTGTGTCTATCGAGGATGCCGATTTGGCCACCGGACAATGGAAGAATATCACGTTGTTCATCCAGGACGATCGTGCGCAACTTTTTGTTGGCTGCGAAGATATTAATATTTCGGAGATGGACGTGCCAATCTACAAGGTCCTCTCTCCCGAGGTCGCCGATGTTGCCCGTTTGAGGATCGGAAAAGGAGCAGTCAGAGACAGATTCATg GGAGTTCTCCAGAATGTGCGCTTTGTGTTTGGGACCAACCTGGAAACCGTCCTGCGGAACAAGGGATGCCAGAGTGGTG CAGTGCTGACTGACGTCATGACCCTGGACAACCCAGTGAACGGCTCCAGTCCTGCCATCAGAACTGAGTACACAGGTCACAAGACCAAAG atctgcagtctgtctgtgggtTTTCCTGTGACGATCTTGCCGGCATGTTCAAGGAACTCAAGGGACTCGGCGTGGTTGTCAAGCAGCTGTCGAACGAGCTCCACAGAGTG TCGGAGGATAGCACTCTCCTCATGAACCAGATGAAGATCCACAGTGGAGTCTGCCTCCACAACGGCATCGTTCACAAGGACCAGGAGGAGTGGACTGTGGACGGCTGCACTGAGTGCACCTGCCAG AACTCTGCCACCATTTGCCGCAAGATCTCCTGCCCTCTGATCCCGTGCACCAACGCCACCGTGCCTGATGGGGAGTGCTGCCCTCGCTGTGGAACAC CGAGTGACTTTGCTGAAGACGGCTGGTCCCCCTGGTCCCAGTGGACACACTGCTCCGTGTCCTGTGGGCGGGGCATCCAGCAGCGAGGACGCTCCTGCGACCGCATCAATAGCAACTGCGAGGGCACGTCCGTCCAGACAAGAGACTGCTACCCTCAGGAGTGTGACAAACGCT TCAAGCAGGACGGCGGCTGGAGCCACTGGTCCCCCTGGTCCTCCTGCTCGGTCACCTGCGGAGAGGGAGTCGTCACTCGCATCCGGCTCTGCAACTCCCCCACGCCCCAGATGGGAGGCATTGACTGCCAGGGCGAGGGACGCCAGACTGAACCCTGCCAGAAGTCCCCTTGTCCTG TCAACGGAGGCTGGGGACCCTGGTCGCTGTGGGACACCTGCTCCATCACCTGCGGGGGAGGGGTTCAGAATCGGAAGCGTCTCTGCACCGACCCCGCCCCTAAATTTGGAGGAAAAGATTGTGTTGGTGATGGCAAGATGTCCCAAGTGTGCAACAAAGAGGACTGCCCTGTCG ATGGCTGTCTCTCCAACCCCTGCTTTGCTGGGTCCAAGTGCACCAGCTTCCCAGACGGGACGTGGAGGTGTGGGAGGTGCCCCGTGGGCTACACTGGGGACGGAATCACCTGCAAGGACATCAACGAGTGCCAGGAAGTTCCTGATGCCTGCTACGTTCAGAACGGCGTCCACCGCTGTGAGAACACAGAGCCTGGCTACCACTGCCTGCCCTGCCCCGCACGCTACTCTGGCCCTCAGCCCTACGGCAGAGGAGTGGAGCAAGCCACCGCAGAGAAGCAG GTTTGCATTCCTCGTAATCCTTGCAAGGACGGCAGCCACGACTGCAACAAGAACGCCAACTGCATCTACCTGGGCATCTTCTCTGAGACCATGTTCCGCTGTGAATGCCGGCCGGGCTACGCAGGGAACGGATACATCTGTGGAGAAGACTCGGACCTGGATGGATGGCCCAACACGAACCTACTCTGTGTGGAGAACGCCACCTACCACTGCAAGAAG GATAACTGTCCCAACCTGCCCAACTCTGGACAGGAAGACCACGACAAAGATGGCCTTGGGGACGCCTGCGACCACGATGATGACAACGATGGGATTCCTGATGACAGG GACAACTGCCCCATGGTGTACAACCCTGCCCAGTATGATGCGGACCGCGATGATGTCGGTGATCGCTGTGAtaactgtgtgtttgagagcaACCCTGACCAGATAGACACGGACAGCAACGGGGAGGGGGATGCCTGCGCCGTGGACATCGATGGGGACG GTATTCTGAATGAGAAGGACAACTGTCCCTATGTGTACAACGTGGATCAGAGAGACAGTGATTTTGATGGCGTCGGAGACCACTGCGACAACTGTCCTCTCGAGCACAACCCTGACCAG ATTGACTCTGACTCGGACCTCGTGGGAGACAAGTGCGACAGCAACCAAGACATTGACGAGGACGGTCACCAGAACAACTTGGACAACTGTCCCTACATCCCCAACGCCAACCAGGCCGACCACGACAAAGACGGCAAGGGTGACGCCTGTGACCACGATGACGACAATGATGGCATTCCTGATGACAAGGACAACTGCAGGCTGGCCTTCAACCCCGACCAGCTGGACTCTGATG GGGATGGTCGTGGTGATATTTGCAAAGATGACTTTGACCAAGACAACGTGCTGGACATCTATGATGTGTGCCCAGAGAACTTTGCCATCTCGGAAACAGACTTCCGCAGGTTCCAGATGGTACCTCTGGACCCCAAGGGTACTTCTCAGATTGACCCCAACTGGGTGGTCCGCCACCAGGGCAAGGAGCTGGTCCAGACGGTCAACTGTGACCCTGGCATTGCTGTTG GTTACGATGAGTTCAACGCAGTGGACTTCAGCGGAACCTTCTTCATAAACACGGACAGAGATGACGACTACGCAGGCTTCGTGTTTGGCTACCAGTCCAGCTCCAGGTTCTACACTGCCACCTGGAAGCAGATCACCCAGACCTACTGgtcccacacacccaccagggCTCAGGGCTACTCTGGTCTGTCCATCAAGGTGGTCAACTCCACCACTGGCCCAGGAGAGCACCTGAGGAACGCCCTGTGGCACACCGGAGACACCGCAGGACAG GTGCGTACATTGTGGCATGACCCCAAGAACATCGGCTGGAAGGACTACACTGCCTACAGGTGGCACCTGATCCACAGGCCCAAGACCGGACTCATCAG AGTTGTGATGTATGAGGGAAAGAGAATCATGGCTGATTCTGGTAATCTGTACGACAAGACGTACGCAGGTGGAAGACTGGGCCTGTATGTCTTCTcacaagagatggtgtacttcTCAGACCTCAAATACCAATGCAGAG ATACATAA
- the LOC136949534 gene encoding thrombospondin-1-like isoform X2 yields MKLTGIFLLLMLWNCEGSRVAESGDDNSVYDLFELARVHKRHNGVSLVKGADPYSPAYKILNADLIPHVPDASFRDLIDSIQAERGFILLVNFKQSKKTRGSLLTIEKNDGTGPIFEIISNGKANTLDVVYSTMNQQQVVSIEDADLATGQWKNITLFIQDDRAQLFVGCEDINISEMDVPIYKVLSPEVADVARLRIGKGAVRDRFMGVLQNVRFVFGTNLETVLRNKGCQSGDLQSVCGFSCDDLAGMFKELKGLGVVVKQLSNELHRVSEDSTLLMNQMKIHSGVCLHNGIVHKDQEEWTVDGCTECTCQNSATICRKISCPLIPCTNATVPDGECCPRCGTPSDFAEDGWSPWSQWTHCSVSCGRGIQQRGRSCDRINSNCEGTSVQTRDCYPQECDKRFKQDGGWSHWSPWSSCSVTCGEGVVTRIRLCNSPTPQMGGIDCQGEGRQTEPCQKSPCPVNGGWGPWSLWDTCSITCGGGVQNRKRLCTDPAPKFGGKDCVGDGKMSQVCNKEDCPVDGCLSNPCFAGSKCTSFPDGTWRCGRCPVGYTGDGITCKDINECQEVPDACYVQNGVHRCENTEPGYHCLPCPARYSGPQPYGRGVEQATAEKQVCIPRNPCKDGSHDCNKNANCIYLGIFSETMFRCECRPGYAGNGYICGEDSDLDGWPNTNLLCVENATYHCKKDNCPNLPNSGQEDHDKDGLGDACDHDDDNDGIPDDRDNCPMVYNPAQYDADRDDVGDRCDNCVFESNPDQIDTDSNGEGDACAVDIDGDGILNEKDNCPYVYNVDQRDSDFDGVGDHCDNCPLEHNPDQIDSDSDLVGDKCDSNQDIDEDGHQNNLDNCPYIPNANQADHDKDGKGDACDHDDDNDGIPDDKDNCRLAFNPDQLDSDGDGRGDICKDDFDQDNVLDIYDVCPENFAISETDFRRFQMVPLDPKGTSQIDPNWVVRHQGKELVQTVNCDPGIAVGYDEFNAVDFSGTFFINTDRDDDYAGFVFGYQSSSRFYTATWKQITQTYWSHTPTRAQGYSGLSIKVVNSTTGPGEHLRNALWHTGDTAGQVRTLWHDPKNIGWKDYTAYRWHLIHRPKTGLIRVVMYEGKRIMADSGNLYDKTYAGGRLGLYVFSQEMVYFSDLKYQCRDT; encoded by the exons ATGAAACTGACAGGGATTTTTCTGCTGTTGATGCTCTGGAATTGTGAAGGAAGCAGAGTGGCAG AAAGCGGAGATGATAACAGCGTATACGACCTATTCGAACTTGCGCGAGTCCACAAGAGGCACAATGGAGTGAGCTTGGTGAAAGGCGCAGATCCGTACAGCCCCGCGTACAAGATCCTCAACGCAGACCTGATCCCCCACGTGCCAGACGCCTCCTTCAGGGACCTCATAGATTCCATTCAAGCCGAGAGGGGATTTATTTTACTCGTCAACTTCAAGCAGTCAAAGAAAACCAGAGGCAGTCTTCTGACAATTGAGAAGAATGACGGCACTGGACCAATTTTCGAAATCATTTCCAACGGCAAAGCGAACACTTTGGACGTGGTTTATTCCACCATGAATCAGCAACAGGTTGTGTCTATCGAGGATGCCGATTTGGCCACCGGACAATGGAAGAATATCACGTTGTTCATCCAGGACGATCGTGCGCAACTTTTTGTTGGCTGCGAAGATATTAATATTTCGGAGATGGACGTGCCAATCTACAAGGTCCTCTCTCCCGAGGTCGCCGATGTTGCCCGTTTGAGGATCGGAAAAGGAGCAGTCAGAGACAGATTCATg GGAGTTCTCCAGAATGTGCGCTTTGTGTTTGGGACCAACCTGGAAACCGTCCTGCGGAACAAGGGATGCCAGAGTGGTG atctgcagtctgtctgtgggtTTTCCTGTGACGATCTTGCCGGCATGTTCAAGGAACTCAAGGGACTCGGCGTGGTTGTCAAGCAGCTGTCGAACGAGCTCCACAGAGTG TCGGAGGATAGCACTCTCCTCATGAACCAGATGAAGATCCACAGTGGAGTCTGCCTCCACAACGGCATCGTTCACAAGGACCAGGAGGAGTGGACTGTGGACGGCTGCACTGAGTGCACCTGCCAG AACTCTGCCACCATTTGCCGCAAGATCTCCTGCCCTCTGATCCCGTGCACCAACGCCACCGTGCCTGATGGGGAGTGCTGCCCTCGCTGTGGAACAC CGAGTGACTTTGCTGAAGACGGCTGGTCCCCCTGGTCCCAGTGGACACACTGCTCCGTGTCCTGTGGGCGGGGCATCCAGCAGCGAGGACGCTCCTGCGACCGCATCAATAGCAACTGCGAGGGCACGTCCGTCCAGACAAGAGACTGCTACCCTCAGGAGTGTGACAAACGCT TCAAGCAGGACGGCGGCTGGAGCCACTGGTCCCCCTGGTCCTCCTGCTCGGTCACCTGCGGAGAGGGAGTCGTCACTCGCATCCGGCTCTGCAACTCCCCCACGCCCCAGATGGGAGGCATTGACTGCCAGGGCGAGGGACGCCAGACTGAACCCTGCCAGAAGTCCCCTTGTCCTG TCAACGGAGGCTGGGGACCCTGGTCGCTGTGGGACACCTGCTCCATCACCTGCGGGGGAGGGGTTCAGAATCGGAAGCGTCTCTGCACCGACCCCGCCCCTAAATTTGGAGGAAAAGATTGTGTTGGTGATGGCAAGATGTCCCAAGTGTGCAACAAAGAGGACTGCCCTGTCG ATGGCTGTCTCTCCAACCCCTGCTTTGCTGGGTCCAAGTGCACCAGCTTCCCAGACGGGACGTGGAGGTGTGGGAGGTGCCCCGTGGGCTACACTGGGGACGGAATCACCTGCAAGGACATCAACGAGTGCCAGGAAGTTCCTGATGCCTGCTACGTTCAGAACGGCGTCCACCGCTGTGAGAACACAGAGCCTGGCTACCACTGCCTGCCCTGCCCCGCACGCTACTCTGGCCCTCAGCCCTACGGCAGAGGAGTGGAGCAAGCCACCGCAGAGAAGCAG GTTTGCATTCCTCGTAATCCTTGCAAGGACGGCAGCCACGACTGCAACAAGAACGCCAACTGCATCTACCTGGGCATCTTCTCTGAGACCATGTTCCGCTGTGAATGCCGGCCGGGCTACGCAGGGAACGGATACATCTGTGGAGAAGACTCGGACCTGGATGGATGGCCCAACACGAACCTACTCTGTGTGGAGAACGCCACCTACCACTGCAAGAAG GATAACTGTCCCAACCTGCCCAACTCTGGACAGGAAGACCACGACAAAGATGGCCTTGGGGACGCCTGCGACCACGATGATGACAACGATGGGATTCCTGATGACAGG GACAACTGCCCCATGGTGTACAACCCTGCCCAGTATGATGCGGACCGCGATGATGTCGGTGATCGCTGTGAtaactgtgtgtttgagagcaACCCTGACCAGATAGACACGGACAGCAACGGGGAGGGGGATGCCTGCGCCGTGGACATCGATGGGGACG GTATTCTGAATGAGAAGGACAACTGTCCCTATGTGTACAACGTGGATCAGAGAGACAGTGATTTTGATGGCGTCGGAGACCACTGCGACAACTGTCCTCTCGAGCACAACCCTGACCAG ATTGACTCTGACTCGGACCTCGTGGGAGACAAGTGCGACAGCAACCAAGACATTGACGAGGACGGTCACCAGAACAACTTGGACAACTGTCCCTACATCCCCAACGCCAACCAGGCCGACCACGACAAAGACGGCAAGGGTGACGCCTGTGACCACGATGACGACAATGATGGCATTCCTGATGACAAGGACAACTGCAGGCTGGCCTTCAACCCCGACCAGCTGGACTCTGATG GGGATGGTCGTGGTGATATTTGCAAAGATGACTTTGACCAAGACAACGTGCTGGACATCTATGATGTGTGCCCAGAGAACTTTGCCATCTCGGAAACAGACTTCCGCAGGTTCCAGATGGTACCTCTGGACCCCAAGGGTACTTCTCAGATTGACCCCAACTGGGTGGTCCGCCACCAGGGCAAGGAGCTGGTCCAGACGGTCAACTGTGACCCTGGCATTGCTGTTG GTTACGATGAGTTCAACGCAGTGGACTTCAGCGGAACCTTCTTCATAAACACGGACAGAGATGACGACTACGCAGGCTTCGTGTTTGGCTACCAGTCCAGCTCCAGGTTCTACACTGCCACCTGGAAGCAGATCACCCAGACCTACTGgtcccacacacccaccagggCTCAGGGCTACTCTGGTCTGTCCATCAAGGTGGTCAACTCCACCACTGGCCCAGGAGAGCACCTGAGGAACGCCCTGTGGCACACCGGAGACACCGCAGGACAG GTGCGTACATTGTGGCATGACCCCAAGAACATCGGCTGGAAGGACTACACTGCCTACAGGTGGCACCTGATCCACAGGCCCAAGACCGGACTCATCAG AGTTGTGATGTATGAGGGAAAGAGAATCATGGCTGATTCTGGTAATCTGTACGACAAGACGTACGCAGGTGGAAGACTGGGCCTGTATGTCTTCTcacaagagatggtgtacttcTCAGACCTCAAATACCAATGCAGAG ATACATAA